A section of the Corynebacterium auris genome encodes:
- a CDS encoding DEAD/DEAH box helicase, with protein sequence MSSFAEVLEQLRENQPQAKYGIAFEKLMVNFFRTSPSLAEQFDEVCRWADWRYNGGLADTGIDIVAHRKDDDTWVAIQAKFYKPNTSIQKAHIDSFFEASGQSFETEKGREHFSHRYIISTTDKWSKNAETALANQVIETSRIGMADIAAAPVNWDVVFPGSEMQINLTRKEAFTPRKHQAEAIESVVGGFEAHDRGKLIMACGTGKTFTALRLAEQMAENNGGKARVLFLVPSIALLSQTLREWTAQATMEMRSFAVCSDTKASRAAEDIAPYDLEVPVSTSGGKLAEIFASGKHAKGLHVVFSTYQSLPAVHDAQQEGLEAFDLVICDEAHRTTGVTLAGEDASNFVRVHDGAYIEATKRLYMTATPRLFDDAVKGKAADHSAELASMDDESIYGPEFHRLGFGEAVERGLLTDYKVLVMTVDEDVAAEALAHSPNDLVNLTTASAIIGAWNALAKRSGKLQGGKDGFEVGAAPMQRTVAFTKDIRHSQQIADAFPTLVSAHQEMLRQHAEPGEASLHNVDVSVSAQHVDGTMNALERSNKITWLEADIPATESRVLTNARCLSEGVDVPGLDSVIFFNPRNSMVDVVQSVGRVMRKAEGKDYGYIILPVAVPPGVSPSQALNDNARFKVVWQILNALRAHDDRFNAKINSIALNEGDATTLPIDADHVDTPKKKLDASDAAPAERAPDEGVAKQVALFSLEQWQEAIYTKLVDKVGTRTYWEDWADDVATIAQSHITRIKALLNDANPALTTEFTRFVEGLRGNLNDSITEDEAISMLSQHLITAPVFDALFEGHSFTQHNPVAQVMQRMTDALEAAHLETETESLEKFYESVRVRASEVSSASGKQQVIKELYERFFQKAFKKQAESLGIVYTPVEIVDFILRAADDLSRTHFGRGLSDEGVCILDPFAGTSTFTVRLLQSGLIRPEDIARKYASELFATEIMLLAYYVSAVNIETTYNALLAEEATRNGEPAPDYVPFSNIALADTFQIHEDGDIPDLQIFRENNATIERQKQAPINVVIGNPPYSAGQKSANDLNANLKYPSLDKRIAETYAAHSTATNKNSLYDSYLRAFRWATDRIGSQGVVAFVSNGGWIDGNTGDGVRLSMAEDFTDLYVFNLRGNARTAGEQRRKEAGNVFGGGGRTTIAITIGIKDPEKSGFQLHYRDIGDYLSAEEKLRIVSASSIESIDWQDITPNSEGDWINQRSEEFATWPVIGEKKGVSTTFFESFSAGLQTNRDAWVYSFSCKELLKQVKTLKETYAEALSQMKAGDTAQQFLKADPRFTDPSTSKWSSSLQSQLERRIPLRDSGTLASSLYRPFCTQHVFFDDQLNHRQYQLPTMFPTPAHRNIGFYIVNPGSAKPFSALATTLIPDLAMWGSNAGQFFPRFTWAPVEAKDGSLFGEGDVVKHSSETSIYGEISEVVDGYVRVDNVTEQIKGIYWDALGTDITGDDIFHFVYGKLHDPAYRTKYAADLKKMLPHIETPATRAEFDTFAAAGKELMELHVGYEGVEPWPLDLQVKGAEADRETWRVTKMRWAKRKDPETGTSVNDVTTLIYNPKVTIAGIPAEADEYMLGSRSALAWIIDRYQVRKDKASGIVNDPNDWADEVGNPRYMVDLIGKVARVAMETVRIVHGLSVN encoded by the coding sequence ATGTCGTCTTTTGCAGAAGTGCTTGAGCAGCTCCGCGAGAACCAGCCGCAGGCTAAGTACGGGATTGCTTTTGAGAAGTTGATGGTCAATTTCTTCCGCACCTCCCCCTCCCTGGCGGAGCAGTTCGATGAGGTGTGCCGGTGGGCAGACTGGCGCTATAACGGGGGCCTCGCGGACACGGGGATCGACATTGTGGCGCACCGCAAGGACGATGACACGTGGGTTGCTATCCAGGCAAAGTTCTACAAGCCGAACACGAGCATCCAAAAGGCGCACATCGATTCCTTCTTTGAGGCCTCGGGGCAGTCCTTCGAAACGGAGAAGGGGCGCGAGCATTTCTCTCACCGCTACATCATTTCAACGACGGACAAGTGGTCGAAGAACGCGGAGACGGCGCTGGCAAACCAGGTGATTGAGACCAGCCGCATCGGCATGGCCGACATTGCGGCGGCACCGGTGAACTGGGATGTGGTCTTCCCCGGCTCCGAGATGCAGATCAACCTGACCCGCAAGGAGGCATTCACGCCGCGCAAGCACCAGGCCGAGGCGATCGAGAGCGTTGTGGGCGGGTTTGAGGCACACGACCGCGGCAAGCTGATCATGGCGTGCGGTACGGGTAAGACGTTCACCGCGCTGCGCCTCGCGGAGCAGATGGCGGAGAACAACGGCGGGAAGGCACGCGTTCTCTTCCTCGTGCCGTCGATCGCGTTGTTGTCGCAGACGCTGCGCGAATGGACGGCGCAAGCGACGATGGAGATGCGCAGCTTCGCGGTGTGCTCGGACACGAAGGCCAGCCGGGCGGCGGAGGATATCGCCCCGTATGACCTTGAGGTTCCCGTCTCCACCAGTGGCGGTAAGCTCGCGGAGATCTTCGCCAGCGGCAAGCACGCGAAGGGCCTGCATGTCGTCTTTTCTACCTACCAGTCCCTGCCCGCGGTCCATGACGCGCAGCAGGAGGGCCTGGAGGCCTTCGACCTGGTCATTTGCGATGAGGCTCACCGCACCACCGGTGTGACGCTGGCCGGCGAGGACGCCTCGAACTTCGTGCGTGTCCACGATGGGGCGTACATCGAGGCGACCAAGCGCCTCTATATGACGGCGACGCCGAGGCTTTTCGACGACGCCGTCAAGGGCAAGGCCGCCGACCACTCCGCGGAGCTCGCCTCGATGGACGATGAATCCATCTACGGCCCCGAGTTCCACCGCCTCGGCTTCGGCGAGGCCGTGGAGCGGGGCCTGTTGACGGACTACAAGGTGCTGGTCATGACGGTCGACGAGGACGTCGCCGCCGAAGCCCTCGCCCACTCCCCCAACGATCTGGTCAACCTCACCACCGCCTCCGCGATCATCGGCGCGTGGAACGCACTGGCCAAGCGTTCCGGCAAGCTGCAGGGCGGCAAGGACGGCTTCGAGGTCGGGGCGGCGCCGATGCAGCGTACCGTCGCTTTTACGAAGGACATCAGGCATTCCCAGCAGATCGCCGATGCGTTCCCCACCCTCGTCTCGGCGCACCAGGAGATGCTGCGCCAGCACGCCGAGCCCGGCGAGGCCAGCCTGCACAACGTCGACGTCTCGGTCTCCGCGCAGCACGTCGACGGCACGATGAACGCCCTCGAGCGCTCCAACAAGATCACCTGGCTCGAGGCGGACATCCCGGCCACCGAATCGCGTGTGCTCACCAACGCGCGCTGCCTTTCCGAAGGCGTGGACGTTCCTGGCCTGGATTCTGTGATCTTCTTCAACCCGCGCAACTCCATGGTGGACGTCGTGCAGTCCGTGGGCCGCGTGATGCGCAAGGCCGAGGGCAAGGACTACGGCTACATCATTTTGCCGGTCGCGGTGCCCCCAGGGGTCAGCCCTTCGCAGGCGTTGAACGACAACGCCCGGTTCAAGGTGGTGTGGCAGATCCTGAACGCGCTGCGCGCCCACGATGATCGCTTCAACGCCAAGATCAACTCCATCGCGCTCAACGAGGGCGACGCGACGACGCTGCCCATCGACGCCGACCATGTGGATACGCCGAAGAAGAAACTCGACGCCAGCGACGCGGCGCCCGCTGAGAGGGCGCCGGATGAGGGCGTCGCAAAGCAAGTTGCGCTGTTCTCGCTGGAGCAGTGGCAGGAGGCGATCTACACCAAGCTCGTGGACAAGGTGGGCACGCGCACCTACTGGGAGGACTGGGCCGACGATGTCGCAACCATCGCGCAGTCGCACATCACCCGCATCAAGGCTTTGCTTAACGACGCCAACCCCGCGCTCACCACAGAGTTCACGCGCTTCGTCGAGGGGCTGCGCGGGAACCTCAACGACTCGATCACCGAGGACGAGGCGATCAGCATGCTCTCGCAGCACCTGATTACCGCCCCGGTGTTCGACGCCCTCTTCGAGGGGCACTCCTTCACCCAGCACAACCCCGTCGCCCAGGTCATGCAGCGCATGACCGACGCCCTCGAGGCCGCGCACCTGGAGACCGAAACGGAGTCGCTGGAGAAGTTCTACGAATCGGTGCGCGTGCGCGCCTCGGAGGTCTCCAGCGCCTCGGGCAAGCAGCAGGTGATCAAGGAGCTCTACGAGCGCTTCTTCCAGAAGGCCTTCAAGAAGCAGGCCGAGTCCCTCGGCATCGTCTACACCCCGGTGGAGATCGTGGACTTCATCCTCCGCGCCGCCGACGACCTCTCCCGCACGCACTTCGGCAGGGGGCTTAGCGACGAAGGCGTGTGCATCCTCGACCCCTTCGCCGGAACCTCCACGTTCACGGTGCGCCTGCTGCAGTCCGGTCTGATCCGCCCCGAGGACATCGCCCGCAAGTACGCGAGCGAGCTCTTCGCCACGGAGATCATGCTGCTGGCCTACTACGTCTCGGCCGTGAACATCGAGACGACGTACAACGCGCTGCTCGCGGAGGAAGCGACCCGCAACGGGGAACCCGCACCGGACTACGTGCCCTTCTCCAACATCGCGCTCGCCGATACGTTCCAGATCCACGAGGACGGCGACATCCCCGACCTGCAGATTTTCCGCGAGAATAACGCCACCATCGAGCGGCAGAAGCAGGCCCCGATCAACGTGGTGATTGGCAACCCGCCCTACTCCGCCGGCCAGAAATCTGCCAACGACCTCAACGCGAATCTGAAGTACCCGAGCCTGGACAAGCGCATCGCGGAGACCTACGCTGCGCACTCGACAGCCACGAACAAGAACTCGCTCTACGACTCCTACCTCCGCGCCTTCCGCTGGGCCACCGACCGGATCGGCAGCCAAGGCGTCGTCGCGTTCGTCTCCAACGGCGGCTGGATCGACGGCAACACCGGCGACGGAGTTCGTCTCTCGATGGCTGAGGACTTCACGGATCTGTACGTCTTCAACCTGCGGGGTAATGCCCGCACTGCGGGAGAACAACGCCGTAAAGAAGCAGGCAATGTGTTTGGCGGTGGTGGACGCACCACCATCGCCATCACGATCGGCATCAAAGACCCGGAGAAATCGGGCTTCCAGCTGCACTACCGGGACATCGGCGACTACCTATCTGCCGAGGAAAAGCTCCGCATCGTGTCCGCGTCCAGCATCGAGAGCATCGACTGGCAGGACATTACCCCGAACAGTGAGGGCGACTGGATCAACCAGCGCTCGGAAGAATTTGCAACGTGGCCGGTGATAGGTGAGAAGAAGGGTGTCTCAACGACGTTCTTCGAGAGCTTTTCAGCAGGGTTACAGACCAACCGAGATGCGTGGGTTTACTCCTTTTCATGCAAAGAACTACTGAAACAGGTGAAAACCCTAAAAGAGACCTACGCGGAAGCACTCAGTCAAATGAAAGCTGGGGACACCGCCCAGCAATTTCTTAAGGCAGATCCCCGATTTACGGACCCAAGCACGAGTAAGTGGTCGTCGAGTTTGCAGAGCCAATTGGAGCGGCGGATCCCCTTGCGAGATAGTGGAACTCTTGCAAGCAGCCTATATCGCCCGTTTTGCACGCAGCACGTCTTCTTCGATGATCAGCTAAATCATCGCCAGTACCAATTGCCAACAATGTTCCCGACCCCGGCGCACCGCAACATCGGTTTCTACATTGTCAACCCGGGAAGCGCTAAGCCTTTTTCCGCTCTTGCGACGACGCTGATTCCCGACCTGGCAATGTGGGGAAGCAACGCTGGCCAGTTCTTCCCCCGCTTCACGTGGGCACCGGTCGAAGCGAAGGATGGTTCCCTGTTTGGTGAGGGGGACGTCGTAAAGCACAGCTCGGAGACGAGCATCTACGGCGAGATTAGTGAGGTCGTTGACGGGTACGTGCGCGTGGACAACGTCACCGAGCAGATCAAGGGGATCTACTGGGATGCGCTCGGTACGGACATCACGGGCGATGACATCTTCCACTTCGTGTACGGCAAGCTGCACGATCCCGCGTACCGCACGAAGTACGCGGCGGATCTGAAGAAGATGCTGCCGCACATCGAGACGCCTGCAACGCGTGCGGAGTTCGACACGTTTGCGGCTGCGGGCAAGGAACTGATGGAGCTGCACGTCGGGTACGAGGGCGTCGAGCCGTGGCCGCTGGACCTCCAGGTCAAGGGTGCCGAGGCCGACCGCGAGACGTGGCGCGTGACCAAGATGCGGTGGGCTAAGCGCAAGGACCCGGAGACCGGCACAAGCGTCAACGACGTGACCACGCTGATCTACAACCCGAAGGTGACCATCGCGGGTATTCCCGCTGAAGCCGACGAGTACATGCTGGGCTCGCGCAGCGCTCTGGCGTGGATTATTGACCGCTACCAGGTGAGGAAGGACAAGGCGTCCGGCATCGTCAACGATCCGAACGACTGGGCCGACGAGGTGGGTAACCCGCGGTATATGGTGGATTTGATCGGCAAGGTCGCGCGCGTTGCGATGGAAACGGTGCGGATTGTTCACGGGTTGAGTGTCAACTAG
- the cas1 gene encoding type II CRISPR-associated endonuclease Cas1 produces MSWRVLDFSAFEGELCYKRGHIVVRDSKDKEHAINLRDVAMITLGGKSKIATGLLLKLSTEGIPVLVADWKSIPVGALQSWSNHTRVGARQIAQAELSLPRRKSAWAALIRAKIRGQARVHGLLGNGLVEKRLLQLAKDVRSGDPDNKEGQAARLHWQHFAPQGAFTRQRKSGDNLNACLNYGYTVLRGFCIRSVFEAGLWPANGVFHHGRSNAFNLVDDLIEPFRPVVDYAVVTLPLDGEVNDPEVKKALVACSRQVFLKDGTTVSTALTRLAQSFGLYVEGDIPRLSVPEWSGTVELQGG; encoded by the coding sequence ATGTCCTGGCGTGTTCTGGATTTCTCCGCCTTCGAAGGGGAGCTTTGCTACAAGCGTGGTCACATTGTGGTCAGGGATTCCAAAGATAAAGAACACGCCATCAACCTGCGTGACGTTGCGATGATAACTCTAGGTGGCAAATCGAAGATTGCCACCGGGTTACTATTGAAGCTCAGCACGGAGGGAATTCCGGTATTGGTCGCGGACTGGAAATCAATCCCCGTCGGGGCACTGCAAAGCTGGAGCAACCACACTCGGGTAGGAGCCCGGCAAATTGCACAGGCAGAATTGAGTCTCCCCCGGCGAAAAAGTGCGTGGGCGGCACTGATTAGAGCGAAAATTCGCGGGCAGGCACGGGTACACGGGCTATTGGGAAATGGTCTTGTCGAGAAAAGGCTTCTGCAACTAGCCAAAGATGTGCGTTCGGGGGATCCGGATAACAAGGAGGGGCAAGCGGCTAGACTACATTGGCAGCATTTTGCTCCTCAAGGGGCGTTCACACGGCAAAGAAAATCCGGGGATAACCTCAATGCCTGTCTGAATTATGGCTACACGGTGCTGCGTGGCTTTTGTATTAGGTCCGTGTTTGAGGCCGGTTTATGGCCGGCAAATGGTGTCTTTCATCATGGAAGATCGAATGCTTTCAATTTGGTCGACGACTTGATTGAGCCTTTTCGTCCTGTGGTGGACTATGCTGTTGTCACGTTGCCTCTCGACGGCGAGGTGAATGATCCCGAGGTCAAAAAGGCGCTTGTGGCCTGTTCTCGCCAAGTTTTTCTCAAAGATGGCACAACGGTTTCAACCGCGTTGACTCGGCTAGCGCAGTCATTTGGCCTGTATGTCGAGGGAGATATTCCGCGGCTTTCGGTTCCTGAATGGAGCGGGACTGTTGAGCTCCAAGGCGGGTAA
- the cas2 gene encoding CRISPR-associated endonuclease Cas2: MSREIFRGFRFLNGAGLLSSKAGKKDGMWCLVMFDLPVKTKPQRKSASDFRNFLLDEGFSMVQYSVYTRYMPLGVNLSRLASTIKSRLPLDGEVRIVPVTDKQWAEAFRFRNGSRQTSEKTPDQLLIF; encoded by the coding sequence ATGTCGAGGGAGATATTCCGCGGCTTTCGGTTCCTGAATGGAGCGGGACTGTTGAGCTCCAAGGCGGGTAAGAAAGATGGCATGTGGTGCCTAGTAATGTTCGATCTCCCTGTGAAGACCAAACCACAAAGAAAAAGCGCATCAGATTTTCGAAATTTCCTCTTGGACGAAGGTTTCAGCATGGTCCAATACAGCGTATACACTCGGTACATGCCGCTGGGGGTCAATCTGTCAAGATTGGCATCTACGATCAAGTCAAGATTGCCTCTCGATGGCGAAGTGCGCATCGTCCCCGTAACGGACAAGCAATGGGCAGAGGCGTTTAGATTCCGGAACGGGTCACGTCAGACCTCAGAAAAAACCCCGGACCAACTTCTAATTTTCTAA
- a CDS encoding restriction endonuclease translates to MTARTWDEYLTPCLKVLEDGDIYRRRDLVIAAADIMRISEDERSVVIASGGARYLNRGNWAITHLAKADAITSPARALWQITDEGRRLLAKYPNGMSEAELRSESGEAYQRFRSAGASAGPAETLMADSAESETELTPLEQVEAGQRRNEEMVAEDLLKRLHDREPAFFEQAVLDLLMAMGYGGSFGAATRTQLSNDGGIDGIIDQDALGLSRVYVQAKRYEMSSSIGRPAVQAFVGALHGAQASQGVFLTTASFSKAATDYANSVQSRVVLIDGTLLVKLMIKHGVGVQIKRTVKIVEIDEDYFE, encoded by the coding sequence ATGACTGCGCGGACGTGGGACGAATACCTGACACCATGCCTAAAGGTGTTAGAGGACGGCGACATTTATCGGAGGCGTGATTTGGTCATCGCTGCCGCAGACATCATGAGGATTAGTGAAGATGAGCGCTCAGTAGTGATTGCGTCCGGTGGAGCGCGCTACTTGAATCGCGGTAATTGGGCCATCACCCACCTCGCCAAGGCCGACGCCATCACCTCTCCCGCCCGTGCACTTTGGCAGATCACCGATGAGGGGCGCCGTTTGCTTGCCAAATACCCGAACGGGATGTCGGAGGCGGAGTTACGCTCTGAAAGTGGTGAGGCTTATCAGCGTTTCCGCTCGGCAGGGGCGTCTGCTGGACCAGCCGAAACGCTGATGGCCGACAGCGCCGAGAGCGAAACCGAACTCACACCCCTGGAGCAGGTCGAGGCCGGGCAGCGCCGCAACGAAGAAATGGTGGCGGAGGATCTGCTCAAACGCCTCCATGATCGTGAGCCGGCGTTTTTCGAACAAGCGGTGCTTGATCTACTCATGGCCATGGGCTACGGGGGTTCTTTCGGCGCCGCAACGCGCACGCAGTTGTCTAATGACGGCGGTATTGACGGCATCATTGACCAAGACGCCTTGGGTCTATCCCGCGTCTATGTGCAGGCAAAACGCTACGAAATGAGCTCCTCCATCGGGCGTCCAGCCGTCCAGGCATTCGTCGGCGCCCTCCACGGTGCGCAGGCTTCGCAGGGAGTGTTTCTCACCACGGCGTCGTTTAGCAAGGCCGCAACCGATTACGCAAATTCTGTGCAGTCACGCGTCGTGCTTATCGACGGCACCCTACTGGTAAAGCTCATGATCAAACACGGCGTCGGCGTGCAGATTAAACGCACCGTTAAAATCGTCGAAATCGACGAGGATTACTTCGAGTAG